Proteins encoded together in one Otariodibacter oris window:
- a CDS encoding DciA family protein: MKTQPVKNIIEVLENSSLSKIVQKTNKINTLNEQLKYQLPEQFKPLFRVTNIHHDAVTIDVKNASVRQGFLLQRAFLLKLVQAEFPHITQLELRVNPDFKPI; encoded by the coding sequence ATGAAAACTCAACCAGTTAAAAATATCATAGAAGTCTTAGAAAATTCGAGCTTATCAAAAATTGTACAAAAAACTAATAAAATTAATACGCTGAATGAACAACTTAAATATCAGCTGCCCGAACAATTTAAACCTCTGTTTAGGGTAACCAATATCCATCATGATGCGGTGACTATCGATGTAAAAAATGCTTCTGTTCGTCAGGGTTTCTTGCTACAACGTGCTTTTTTGCTTAAACTGGTGCAAGCAGAATTTCCTCACATCACGCAATTAGAGTTGAGAGTTAATCCTGATTTTAAACCTATCTAG
- the secM gene encoding secA translation cis-regulator SecM, whose translation MGFFRQLHRSPFWSQLLLGIVAILVLPETQAILRENATNAEINQQIIAEALSEHASTKNVDHQHIHLLNNTIPITDNVRQPVSFRKFFVGSYRSIISEIPPIRAGPFFS comes from the coding sequence ATGGGATTTTTTCGTCAATTACATCGCTCACCATTTTGGTCGCAATTACTTTTAGGTATTGTGGCGATTCTGGTCTTGCCTGAAACCCAAGCGATTTTACGAGAAAATGCAACCAATGCTGAAATCAATCAACAAATTATTGCAGAGGCATTAAGTGAACACGCTTCTACAAAAAATGTTGATCATCAACATATTCATTTATTAAATAACACTATTCCTATCACTGACAATGTACGACAACCGGTTAGTTTTCGCAAATTTTTTGTAGGATCTTACCGCTCTATTATCAGTGAAATCCCCCCAATTCGAGCAGGTCCTTTTTTTAGTTAA
- the dacB gene encoding serine-type D-Ala-D-Ala carboxypeptidase codes for MISSLYKLRPLYIGFALSLSTLSYAKVNVDSLLPILPEGTSIGFIAKNIDTQQIVAEYQSQTFMLPASTQKIFTALASRLTLPDSFRFETALLSRGTVKNGVLNGDLIARFTGDPTLKSQQLNQLVTQLKQQGINKIQGNLILDTSVFASHDKAPGWVWNDLSICFSAPAAAVNIDNNCFYANLDANQSVGKPIKVSVPNSLPVQVISYAYVADKNDASYCQLDAEMGENNRYYVKGCLARQSKPFSLHFAIQDPTGYGVNMLRADLAKAGIQFSGQAQVANRPQQGKQLAVHYSAPLSELLKTMMKTSDNQIADTLFRTIANQQSHRPASFPLASQEVHNVLTNQAKVALKNSTLADGSGLSRHNQISAESLLSALEYIAKNDQKLHLLDTLPIAGVDGTMSNRESVAKSPLDKNMIAKTGSLKGVYNLAGVMKNKRGERIVFAQLVNGYVTSPDPEKSANRNPLTQFENKLYMALYND; via the coding sequence ATGATTTCATCTTTATACAAATTACGTCCATTATATATAGGGTTTGCTCTTAGTCTCTCAACGCTGAGTTATGCAAAGGTTAATGTCGATAGCTTATTACCTATCTTACCTGAAGGTACCTCAATAGGATTTATTGCAAAAAATATAGATACACAACAAATTGTGGCAGAGTATCAAAGTCAGACCTTTATGCTCCCTGCGAGTACACAAAAAATCTTTACTGCATTGGCTAGTCGCCTCACTTTACCCGACAGTTTTCGTTTTGAAACTGCTTTACTCAGTCGTGGTACAGTAAAAAATGGCGTATTAAATGGCGATCTTATTGCTCGTTTCACAGGAGATCCAACGTTAAAAAGTCAGCAATTAAATCAACTTGTTACACAGTTAAAACAACAAGGGATAAACAAGATTCAAGGTAACTTAATTTTAGATACGTCCGTTTTCGCTAGTCATGATAAAGCACCGGGCTGGGTTTGGAATGATTTAAGCATTTGTTTTAGTGCGCCTGCGGCGGCAGTAAATATTGATAACAATTGTTTTTATGCAAACTTAGATGCAAATCAATCGGTTGGTAAGCCAATCAAAGTAAGTGTACCAAATTCATTGCCAGTGCAAGTGATCAGCTATGCTTATGTTGCAGATAAGAATGATGCAAGTTATTGCCAGTTAGATGCAGAGATGGGCGAGAATAATCGCTACTATGTGAAAGGCTGTTTAGCAAGACAAAGTAAGCCATTTAGCTTACATTTTGCGATCCAAGATCCGACGGGTTATGGCGTCAATATGTTGAGAGCTGATTTAGCTAAAGCAGGTATTCAGTTTTCTGGACAAGCACAGGTGGCCAACAGACCACAACAAGGCAAACAGTTAGCCGTACATTATTCAGCACCTTTATCTGAATTGTTAAAAACGATGATGAAAACATCGGATAATCAAATTGCAGACACCTTATTTCGAACTATCGCTAATCAGCAATCCCATAGACCAGCCTCTTTCCCATTGGCAAGCCAAGAGGTACATAATGTACTGACGAACCAAGCTAAAGTAGCATTAAAAAATAGTACCTTGGCCGATGGTTCTGGATTATCTCGCCATAACCAAATCAGTGCAGAATCTTTATTAAGTGCATTGGAATATATTGCAAAAAATGATCAAAAATTGCATCTGCTTGATACCTTACCGATCGCAGGTGTCGACGGCACAATGTCAAATCGTGAATCCGTAGCGAAATCCCCTTTAGATAAAAATATGATCGCTAAAACAGGATCATTAAAAGGAGTCTATAATTTAGCGGGGGTAATGAAAAATAAACGAGGCGAACGCATTGTCTTTGCTCAATTAGTCAATGGATATGTAACCTCGCCAGACCCCGAAAAAAGTGCGAATAGAAATCCGCTAACGCAATTTGAAAATAAGCTGTATATGGCGTTGTATAACGATTAG
- the greA gene encoding transcription elongation factor GreA, with translation MQQIPMTVRGAELLREELDFLKNVRRPEIIKAIAEAREHGDLKENAEYHAAREQQGFCEGRIQEIEGKLGNAQIIDVTKIPNTGKVIFGTTVTLINTDTDEEVTYRIVGDDEADIKEGRISVNSPIARGLIGKEIDDTVNIKTPGGNVEFDIIEVQYI, from the coding sequence ATGCAACAAATTCCAATGACTGTTCGTGGTGCAGAATTACTTCGAGAAGAACTCGATTTTCTAAAAAATGTTCGTCGTCCAGAAATTATTAAGGCTATTGCAGAAGCACGTGAGCATGGTGATTTAAAAGAAAATGCGGAATACCATGCCGCACGTGAACAACAAGGTTTCTGTGAGGGCCGAATTCAAGAAATTGAAGGTAAACTAGGAAATGCTCAGATAATTGACGTCACAAAAATCCCAAACACCGGTAAAGTGATCTTTGGTACAACGGTCACTCTAATTAATACAGATACAGATGAGGAAGTTACTTACCGTATTGTTGGCGATGATGAGGCGGATATCAAAGAAGGTCGTATTTCTGTGAATTCACCTATTGCACGTGGATTAATCGGAAAAGAAATTGATGATACCGTTAATATCAAGACCCCTGGTGGTAACGTAGAATTTGATATTATTGAAGTTCAATATATCTAG
- a CDS encoding amino acid ABC transporter ATP-binding/permease protein: MRKNGFIIMWQLMKLVTPLAHIMTFTIIMGVLGFLAAIFIIVFGAMGLINLLDIQTHLSFSTILTLLVVLAFARGILRYLEQMSGHYIAFKLLALLRDKVFSALRKLAFVKLQGKQSGQLLSLVTNDIELLEVFYAHTIAPVMIAILTSIVLLLVFSHISLWFTLVALLAYVTIGFILPIITTRMGRESGRQYRELVGEMNDYFLDSIRGMKEIQLFGNEDERLTEINQRSQNIDKAFLAIKNQEGKVRSYTEFAVSIFNILILFVGLILFAYQQISFSGLLIAVILLMSSYGPVIALSNLSNNLLQTLASGERVLALLSEEPNLEDVEKGKDLENIERIQVENVDFAYENEQILSNLSFSLNKGQILGIHGRSGSGKSTLLKLLMRFYDPQAGKIQINGTDLTQINTHNLRDNMAYITQQTYIFNESIYENIVMAHRQATKEQVIEAAKKASIHDFIMSLPEGYDTKVTELGNSLSDGEKQRIGIARAFLHNAPIILLDEPTSNLDSLNEAIILQSLLKEKSDKLIILVSHRESTMSICDQVIHIANGRMS, from the coding sequence ATGCGTAAAAATGGTTTTATCATTATGTGGCAACTGATGAAGTTAGTCACTCCGCTTGCGCATATTATGACATTTACCATCATTATGGGCGTGTTAGGTTTCCTTGCGGCGATATTTATTATTGTCTTTGGTGCAATGGGTTTGATTAATCTACTAGATATCCAAACGCATCTCAGTTTTTCAACTATTTTAACCTTACTTGTTGTGCTTGCGTTTGCGAGGGGAATTTTACGCTACCTTGAACAAATGTCAGGGCATTATATTGCCTTTAAATTGCTTGCATTATTACGTGATAAAGTCTTTTCTGCATTGCGTAAATTAGCCTTCGTCAAATTACAAGGCAAACAATCGGGACAATTATTATCTTTAGTCACAAACGATATTGAATTACTTGAAGTCTTTTATGCACATACCATCGCCCCTGTGATGATTGCTATTTTAACTTCAATCGTTCTCTTGCTGGTGTTCTCGCATATCTCGCTATGGTTTACCTTAGTCGCTTTATTGGCTTATGTCACCATTGGTTTTATCTTGCCAATCATCACCACAAGAATGGGACGTGAAAGTGGACGTCAATATCGTGAATTAGTCGGCGAAATGAATGACTATTTCCTTGATAGTATTAGAGGAATGAAAGAGATCCAATTATTTGGTAATGAAGATGAACGCTTAACAGAAATTAACCAACGTAGCCAAAATATTGATAAAGCATTCTTAGCAATTAAAAATCAAGAAGGTAAAGTACGCTCTTACACTGAATTTGCCGTTTCTATTTTTAATATTCTTATTCTATTTGTGGGTTTAATTTTATTTGCTTATCAACAAATTAGTTTCTCTGGATTATTAATTGCAGTCATTTTATTAATGTCGAGCTATGGACCCGTTATTGCCTTGAGCAACCTCTCAAATAATTTACTGCAAACCCTAGCCAGTGGCGAACGAGTGCTTGCTCTACTTTCGGAAGAACCAAATTTAGAAGATGTCGAAAAGGGTAAAGATCTAGAAAATATTGAACGTATTCAGGTTGAAAATGTTGATTTCGCTTATGAAAACGAACAGATCTTATCTAACCTTTCATTTTCATTAAATAAGGGACAAATCTTAGGGATTCACGGACGTAGTGGTAGTGGGAAAAGTACTTTGCTTAAGCTATTAATGCGATTCTACGATCCACAAGCGGGAAAAATCCAAATCAATGGCACAGATTTAACCCAAATTAACACGCACAACTTGCGTGATAATATGGCTTATATCACCCAACAGACCTATATTTTCAATGAAAGTATTTACGAAAATATTGTGATGGCACACCGCCAAGCAACTAAAGAACAAGTAATCGAAGCCGCTAAAAAAGCATCGATTCACGATTTTATTATGAGTTTGCCTGAAGGTTATGACACGAAAGTCACCGAGCTAGGAAATAGCTTATCTGATGGGGAAAAACAACGAATTGGTATTGCTCGTGCATTTTTACATAATGCTCCTATCATTTTACTGGATGAACCAACCAGTAATTTAGATAGCTTGAACGAAGCCATTATTCTTCAATCATTACTCAAAGAAAAATCTGACAAACTGATTATCTTAGTAAGCCACAGGGAATCAACCATGTCTATTTGCGATCAAGTGATCCATATCGCCAATGGAAGAATGTCTTAA
- a CDS encoding copper resistance protein NlpE → MNMKTIAVLSITALLSACSLLPKKDVSGTYQGTLPCADCEKIAANIVLNNDKTYEYNAVFFKNTEKYPFIETGTYEWDSQKNDIIKLSNSQNLTLHVTDNYIELYDAEGNPPGSGINYRLEKIKSSKIN, encoded by the coding sequence ATGAACATGAAAACAATAGCGGTACTCAGCATTACAGCATTATTAAGTGCCTGTTCGTTGCTACCGAAAAAAGATGTTTCAGGAACTTATCAAGGAACATTGCCTTGTGCTGACTGTGAAAAAATTGCAGCGAATATCGTATTAAATAATGACAAAACTTATGAATACAATGCTGTATTCTTCAAAAATACAGAAAAATATCCATTCATTGAAACAGGGACTTATGAGTGGGATTCTCAAAAAAATGATATCATTAAGTTAAGTAACTCTCAAAATTTGACATTACATGTTACAGATAATTATATTGAGTTATATGATGCGGAAGGTAATCCACCAGGAAGTGGCATAAATTATAGACTTGAAAAAATCAAGTCATCAAAAATTAATTAG
- a CDS encoding YcgL domain-containing protein: MLCAIYKSSKKAEMYLYIEKRDQFDSVPEELLQQFGKPQFVMLFNLKGNKSLKRADNQEVLQQIETKGFYLQMPPPVENLHKQFVEQNIEQQKGQL; the protein is encoded by the coding sequence ATGTTATGTGCGATTTATAAAAGCAGTAAAAAAGCAGAAATGTATTTATATATTGAAAAACGGGATCAATTTGATTCTGTTCCAGAAGAATTATTACAACAATTTGGTAAACCACAATTTGTAATGTTATTTAATTTAAAAGGAAACAAGTCTCTCAAGCGGGCAGATAATCAAGAAGTTTTGCAACAAATTGAAACGAAGGGTTTCTATCTACAAATGCCGCCGCCAGTAGAAAATTTGCATAAGCAATTTGTTGAACAAAATATCGAACAACAAAAGGGACAATTATAA
- the dnaB gene encoding replicative DNA helicase yields the protein MAKIKPKKAERTVDKEIEEINTAPHSTEAEQAVLGAVLINNEQWDNVSERVQPSDFYHFAHRLIYEEMLHLASNNQPIDIITLDQELTNRGVIQDVGGFAYLAELSKNTPSAANVLTYAEIISERAIRRELIAAGHKIAEMGYQSKGLSIKDVLDESERSVFHIAEKRTSNEEGPKKIDTILLKTLDRIEALTKLKGNGVTGLSTGFTDLDRKTAGLQPSDLIIVAARPSMGKTTFAMNICENAALGDKIVVDENGNQTKVPNKPVLIFSLEMPADQIMMRMLASLSRVDQTKIRTGQLAQDDEDWSKISTSMALLQERHNIYIDDSSGLTPTELRSRARRIYRENGGLSLIMVDYLQLMRAPGYSDNRTLEIAEISRSLKALAKELEVPVVALSQLNRGLEQRADKRPVNSDLRESGSIEQDADLIMFIYRDEVYNDNSESKGMAEIIIGKQRNGPIGKVRLAFKGQYSRFDNYESQVSYDDGY from the coding sequence ATGGCGAAGATCAAACCTAAAAAAGCCGAGAGAACCGTTGATAAAGAAATAGAAGAAATTAATACTGCACCACATTCTACGGAAGCAGAGCAGGCAGTACTGGGAGCTGTTCTAATCAATAATGAACAATGGGATAATGTTTCTGAAAGGGTTCAACCCTCTGATTTCTATCATTTTGCACACCGATTGATTTATGAAGAGATGCTTCATCTTGCATCGAATAATCAGCCGATTGATATTATCACCTTAGATCAAGAACTAACAAATCGAGGTGTGATTCAAGATGTGGGTGGTTTTGCTTATTTGGCGGAGCTTTCCAAGAACACACCAAGTGCTGCCAACGTTTTAACCTATGCTGAAATTATTAGCGAGCGAGCCATTCGCCGAGAATTGATTGCCGCAGGGCATAAGATTGCAGAAATGGGTTATCAATCAAAAGGGCTGTCGATTAAAGATGTTTTAGATGAGTCGGAGCGTTCCGTTTTCCACATTGCAGAAAAACGTACCTCAAATGAAGAAGGACCTAAAAAGATCGATACCATTTTGCTTAAAACATTGGATCGTATCGAAGCGTTAACCAAATTAAAAGGTAATGGTGTTACAGGACTTTCTACAGGCTTTACTGATTTAGATCGGAAAACCGCAGGCTTACAACCTTCAGATTTAATCATTGTTGCCGCTCGTCCTTCAATGGGAAAGACAACCTTTGCCATGAATATTTGTGAAAATGCAGCATTAGGTGACAAAATCGTTGTTGATGAAAATGGTAACCAAACAAAAGTGCCGAACAAACCTGTGCTTATTTTTAGCTTAGAGATGCCTGCCGATCAAATTATGATGCGTATGTTAGCCTCATTATCTCGTGTGGATCAAACTAAGATCAGAACAGGGCAACTCGCGCAAGATGATGAAGATTGGAGTAAGATCTCAACCAGTATGGCTCTCTTACAAGAACGCCATAATATTTATATTGATGATAGCTCAGGTTTAACACCGACTGAATTACGCTCTCGTGCTAGACGAATCTACCGTGAAAATGGCGGCTTGAGCTTAATTATGGTCGATTATTTGCAGTTAATGAGAGCCCCTGGGTACAGCGATAATCGAACCTTAGAAATTGCTGAAATTTCACGCTCGTTAAAAGCCTTAGCAAAAGAATTAGAAGTGCCAGTGGTTGCCTTATCACAGTTAAATCGAGGACTAGAGCAACGAGCTGATAAACGTCCAGTCAATTCCGATTTACGTGAATCAGGATCTATTGAACAAGATGCCGATTTGATTATGTTTATTTATCGAGATGAAGTGTATAACGATAATTCTGAATCAAAGGGCATGGCAGAAATTATTATCGGAAAACAACGTAATGGTCCGATTGGTAAAGTGCGTTTGGCTTTCAAAGGACAATATTCTCGATTTGATAATTATGAAAGCCAAGTAAGTTATGATGATGGGTATTAA
- the nrdR gene encoding transcriptional regulator NrdR: MRCPFCHAEDTKVIDSRVASDGYSIRRRRECNQCKERFTTFETVELQIPHIIKSNGNREAFDEQKLRQGMVRALEKRPVSADDLEKAITQIIIRLQGLGEREVPSSLLGKLVLEALKNLDKVAYIRFASVYMSFDDIEEFTKEIEKLRLDKGC, translated from the coding sequence ATGCGTTGCCCATTTTGTCATGCCGAAGATACAAAGGTGATCGATTCACGTGTTGCGTCAGATGGGTATTCCATTCGTCGTCGCCGTGAATGTAATCAGTGTAAGGAACGTTTTACCACCTTTGAAACTGTTGAGTTACAGATTCCGCACATTATAAAAAGTAACGGTAATCGAGAAGCATTTGATGAGCAAAAATTACGTCAAGGGATGGTTCGTGCGTTAGAAAAACGCCCTGTCAGTGCTGATGATTTAGAAAAAGCCATCACTCAAATCATCATCCGCTTACAAGGATTAGGCGAAAGAGAAGTGCCAAGTAGCCTTCTCGGTAAACTCGTACTCGAAGCCTTAAAAAATTTAGATAAAGTGGCTTATATTCGCTTCGCTTCTGTTTATATGAGCTTTGATGACATTGAAGAATTTACCAAAGAGATTGAAAAATTACGCTTGGATAAAGGGTGTTGA
- a CDS encoding ABC transporter ATP-binding protein/permease, which yields MMIDKRLINTVPDSKKWIAINVLWNWVSLVGSIISAVVFAFCLQLAFNHELSIFNAILFLIILLLSLGLRAFAGKRVIQSSYKASTQVKHQLRTLIYQKISSMPLNQVNQQSTSSIIQVASEGVEQLEIYFGRYLPQLFYSLLAPLTLFAFLFFFNASTALILLVCVPLIPMSIIAVNKIAKRLLKKYWAIYVGLGSSFLDNLQGLITLKIYQDDAYKAKQMDIEAENFRTITMKVLTMQLNSVSIMDLLAYGGAAVGIITALIQFQADNLTIFGVILFILLSSEFFIPLRLLGSFFHVAMNGKAASDKIFALLDTPIEENPNTSDFVDADEVTINIEKLHFAYSPEKTAINGLDISIKPRQLTVFVGKSGSGKSTLVSLLMGFYHAQQGRILFNQQNQDDINRHSFYQKVSLVSHSSYVFKGTLRENMLMANLNASDEEIYQVLAQVNLDNFVRENGGLDMMLLSRGSNLSGGQIQRLALARALLHNAQVYIFDEATSNIDVESEEIILNFIQQLKAEKTIIMISHRLANATQADQIYVLDKGQLAEQGKHTQLMDKNGLYAEMFNQQRNLENIRLGGSHA from the coding sequence ATGATGATAGATAAGCGTCTTATAAATACTGTACCCGATAGCAAAAAATGGATTGCTATCAATGTACTATGGAATTGGGTATCGCTGGTCGGCAGTATTATTAGTGCAGTCGTCTTTGCTTTCTGCTTACAATTAGCCTTTAACCATGAGCTTTCCATCTTCAACGCCATACTATTTTTAATCATTTTATTACTGAGTCTTGGCTTACGCGCTTTTGCTGGGAAAAGAGTGATTCAATCCTCTTACAAAGCCAGTACACAAGTCAAACACCAACTTCGTACCTTGATTTATCAAAAAATTTCTTCAATGCCATTAAATCAAGTCAATCAACAATCAACTTCCTCTATCATTCAAGTTGCATCGGAAGGGGTTGAACAGCTTGAAATTTACTTTGGGCGTTATTTACCTCAGCTTTTTTATAGCCTACTAGCACCGCTAACCTTGTTTGCGTTTCTATTCTTTTTCAATGCTTCAACTGCGTTGATCTTGTTAGTCTGTGTGCCATTAATTCCAATGTCGATCATAGCTGTCAATAAAATTGCCAAACGCTTATTAAAAAAATATTGGGCGATCTATGTCGGTTTAGGCAGTAGTTTTTTAGATAATTTACAAGGATTAATTACTTTAAAAATCTATCAAGATGATGCTTACAAAGCAAAACAAATGGATATTGAGGCAGAAAACTTCCGTACCATTACAATGAAGGTACTGACCATGCAATTAAACTCTGTATCCATTATGGATTTACTTGCTTATGGTGGTGCAGCAGTCGGGATCATTACCGCATTGATACAATTCCAAGCGGATAATTTAACTATCTTCGGCGTAATTTTATTTATTTTACTCTCCTCTGAATTCTTTATTCCGTTACGCTTACTGGGTTCATTTTTCCATGTGGCAATGAATGGGAAAGCAGCATCAGATAAAATATTTGCTCTGCTTGATACTCCGATTGAAGAAAATCCAAATACAAGTGATTTTGTAGATGCGGATGAAGTGACTATCAATATCGAAAAACTTCATTTTGCTTACTCGCCAGAAAAAACGGCAATCAATGGATTAGATATTAGTATCAAACCTCGTCAATTAACGGTATTTGTGGGTAAAAGTGGTTCAGGAAAATCAACCTTGGTGTCACTATTAATGGGATTCTACCATGCACAGCAAGGTCGAATTTTATTTAACCAACAAAACCAAGATGATATTAACCGCCATTCTTTCTATCAAAAAGTTTCTCTCGTTAGCCACAGTAGCTATGTGTTTAAAGGCACGCTCAGAGAAAATATGCTGATGGCAAATCTTAATGCCTCTGATGAGGAAATCTACCAAGTATTAGCACAGGTCAATTTAGATAATTTCGTGCGTGAGAATGGTGGATTAGACATGATGCTATTAAGCAGAGGTAGTAATTTATCAGGCGGTCAAATTCAACGTTTAGCCTTAGCGAGAGCCTTATTACACAACGCTCAAGTTTATATTTTTGATGAGGCGACCAGTAACATTGATGTGGAAAGTGAAGAGATCATTCTGAATTTTATCCAGCAGTTAAAAGCAGAAAAAACGATCATTATGATTTCACACCGCCTTGCCAATGCAACACAAGCCGATCAAATTTATGTGCTTGATAAAGGGCAATTAGCTGAACAAGGCAAACATACTCAATTAATGGATAAAAATGGACTTTATGCAGAAATGTTTAATCAACAAAGAAATCTGGAAAATATCAGACTAGGGGGAAGCCATGCGTAA